Proteins from one Dysgonomonas sp. HDW5A genomic window:
- a CDS encoding AGE family epimerase/isomerase — translation MNEFKKELTDNILPFWIEKMQDNEYGGFYGRIDGNEILHPKANKGAVLNARILWTFSAAYRILKKEEYLKIAERAFHYIKDYFIDKTHGGVYWELDYWGNPVNTKKQTYAQGFALYGFSEFYRATANPEALAMAKEFFFLLEKCFDPNLGGYLEAYTHDWQPIEDVRLSDKDANEKKTMNTHLHVLEPYTNLCRIWDDEQLKDAQRKLIHIFTDKILDSKTNHLNLFFDEEWNVKSTAISYGHDIEAAWLLYEAAEVLGDKQLTDKIKTLSLKIADAASEGLQTDGSMIYEKDGNHTDLERHWWVQAEAVVGYMYAYKISDNADYKEKAKQVWTYIQQSIVDKNNGEWHWSRLADGSINTRDDKAGFWKCPYHNGRMCMEMIESFQPFY, via the coding sequence ATGAATGAATTTAAGAAAGAACTAACAGATAATATCCTGCCTTTTTGGATCGAAAAGATGCAGGACAATGAATATGGGGGTTTCTATGGTCGTATAGACGGCAACGAAATACTTCATCCCAAAGCCAATAAAGGTGCTGTTCTAAATGCCCGCATTTTATGGACATTCTCGGCAGCTTATCGTATCCTGAAAAAAGAAGAGTATTTAAAAATAGCCGAACGTGCGTTTCATTATATCAAAGATTATTTCATTGACAAAACTCACGGAGGTGTGTATTGGGAGCTCGATTATTGGGGAAATCCGGTTAATACCAAAAAGCAAACCTATGCACAAGGATTCGCTTTATACGGATTTTCGGAATTTTACAGAGCCACCGCAAATCCCGAAGCTTTGGCAATGGCTAAAGAGTTTTTCTTTTTACTGGAGAAATGCTTTGATCCTAATCTAGGCGGCTATCTGGAAGCCTATACCCACGATTGGCAACCTATCGAAGATGTACGTTTGAGTGATAAGGATGCAAATGAAAAGAAGACAATGAATACTCATTTACATGTATTGGAACCATACACCAACCTTTGCCGTATTTGGGACGATGAGCAACTCAAAGATGCTCAACGTAAGCTTATTCACATCTTTACCGATAAGATATTAGATTCGAAAACAAATCACCTCAACTTGTTTTTTGACGAAGAATGGAATGTAAAATCGACTGCCATATCATATGGTCACGATATCGAGGCAGCTTGGCTTTTATATGAAGCAGCCGAAGTTTTGGGAGATAAACAATTAACCGATAAAATAAAAACACTATCTCTTAAAATAGCCGATGCAGCAAGCGAAGGCTTACAAACCGATGGCAGTATGATTTACGAAAAAGATGGTAATCATACAGACTTAGAGCGTCATTGGTGGGTTCAAGCCGAAGCTGTAGTGGGTTATATGTATGCTTACAAAATTTCGGATAATGCCGATTATAAAGAAAAAGCCAAGCAAGTCTGGACATATATACAGCAATCTATTGTAGACAAAAACAATGGTGAATGGCATTGGAGCAGACTTGCGGATGGCAGTATCAATACACGAGACGACAAGGCAGGGTTCTGGAAATGTCCTTATCACAACGGACGTATGTGCATGGAAATGATCGAATCTTTCCAACCTTTTTATTAA
- a CDS encoding glycoside hydrolase family 3 N-terminal domain-containing protein, translating to MAATLGIASGGQAQTNNDMNKQAIEIVSKMTLAEKIGQMAQVSIDAVCKGEDTPPTSTLQLDMDKLRDVIVNYHVGSLLNSPNTRARTAEWWTNVISQIQDVALKETRTKVPVIYGLDQIHGATYTAGSTMFPQEIALAATWNPAHAKKMGEITAYETRASNVPWNFSPVLDLGIDPRFPRQYEGFGEDPYIGSVFGHQLIKGYEGDDNNVGNPNKLAACMKHFIGYSAPISGKDRTPAYIPQSALMEYHVPAFKAAIDAGVHTVMINSGIINGEPVHASYDLLTKLLRNDLGFDGMIVTDWEDINKLYSRDRMVPNIKEAIKVSINAGVDMSMIPYDYKEFCTLLTELVNEGQVPMSRIDDAARRVVLLKLQLDLFNTPNTYRKDYPQFGSKEFQQASYDAAADAITLLKNDNNILPLQKGAKILVSGPNAVSKRSLNGGWTFSWQGEKVDEFASEYNNLLDAITHMYGKENVSYVPGVSYTAATEYATEHKDRFDEAIAAAKNADYIILCLGENSYCEKPGDLDDLYLNDLQTELAKEFLKTGKKVILVLSEGRPRVISKISSQVDAIVQTYLPGIFGADALADVLVGKVNPSGKLPYTYPAFPNSLVPYYHKHSEEQKRGEGVYNYEGDFNPEYHFGFGLSYTTFDISNLKINKTSFANNPKEEIIVSVDVKNTGNVEGKEVIQLYSSDLFASLVPDVKRLRRFEKVSLKAGESKTVTFKLTLDDLAFYNLKSERVIEAGDFELQVGSSSNDIKEKTVITVL from the coding sequence ATGGCAGCAACTCTCGGCATTGCATCGGGCGGACAAGCTCAAACCAACAACGATATGAACAAACAAGCTATCGAGATAGTCTCTAAAATGACACTGGCCGAGAAAATCGGTCAAATGGCTCAGGTAAGTATAGATGCAGTCTGCAAAGGAGAGGATACGCCTCCAACCAGTACTTTACAACTCGATATGGATAAACTGCGGGATGTAATAGTCAACTACCACGTAGGATCTCTTTTGAATTCGCCCAATACACGTGCACGCACTGCTGAATGGTGGACAAATGTTATCAGCCAGATTCAGGACGTAGCATTGAAGGAAACACGCACCAAAGTTCCCGTAATATACGGACTCGATCAAATTCACGGGGCAACTTACACGGCAGGCTCTACCATGTTTCCGCAGGAGATTGCATTAGCTGCCACATGGAATCCTGCCCATGCAAAGAAAATGGGAGAAATCACAGCCTATGAAACCCGTGCGAGTAATGTACCTTGGAATTTCTCGCCGGTACTTGATCTGGGTATCGATCCTCGCTTTCCTCGTCAATATGAGGGATTCGGTGAAGATCCTTATATCGGGTCAGTATTCGGACACCAACTAATCAAAGGGTATGAGGGCGATGATAATAATGTAGGCAATCCCAATAAATTGGCTGCTTGCATGAAGCATTTTATCGGTTACTCTGCTCCTATCAGTGGTAAAGACCGTACACCTGCTTATATACCTCAATCGGCTTTAATGGAATACCATGTACCTGCTTTCAAAGCTGCTATTGATGCAGGAGTGCATACGGTAATGATTAATTCGGGTATTATCAACGGAGAGCCCGTACATGCCAGTTACGACCTTTTGACAAAACTGCTGCGCAACGATTTAGGTTTTGACGGGATGATCGTTACCGATTGGGAAGACATTAACAAGTTATACTCGCGTGACCGCATGGTTCCAAACATCAAAGAGGCTATTAAAGTGAGTATAAATGCAGGAGTGGATATGTCGATGATTCCTTACGATTACAAAGAATTCTGTACTCTATTGACAGAGTTGGTAAACGAAGGACAGGTGCCCATGTCACGCATAGACGATGCTGCACGAAGAGTGGTATTATTGAAATTACAACTCGACTTATTCAATACACCTAATACGTATCGTAAAGATTATCCTCAATTCGGGTCTAAAGAATTTCAACAGGCATCGTATGATGCGGCGGCGGATGCTATTACGCTGCTGAAAAATGACAATAATATACTTCCTCTCCAGAAAGGTGCTAAAATATTGGTATCGGGTCCTAATGCTGTCAGCAAAAGATCGCTAAACGGAGGATGGACATTCTCTTGGCAAGGTGAAAAAGTGGATGAATTTGCAAGTGAATATAATAACCTGCTGGACGCTATTACCCATATGTATGGCAAAGAAAATGTTTCTTATGTACCGGGTGTAAGCTATACGGCGGCAACCGAATATGCAACGGAACACAAAGACCGTTTTGATGAAGCTATTGCGGCTGCTAAAAATGCAGATTATATAATCTTATGCTTGGGTGAAAATTCGTATTGCGAAAAACCGGGAGATTTGGATGACTTGTATTTGAATGATCTTCAAACAGAACTGGCTAAAGAGTTCCTCAAAACAGGTAAAAAAGTAATTCTTGTTTTGAGTGAAGGAAGACCTCGTGTAATCTCTAAAATATCTTCTCAGGTAGATGCTATCGTTCAAACCTATCTTCCGGGAATTTTTGGTGCGGATGCTTTGGCGGATGTATTGGTGGGTAAAGTAAATCCTTCGGGAAAATTACCTTATACATACCCTGCATTCCCTAACTCATTGGTGCCTTATTATCATAAACATTCGGAAGAGCAAAAGAGAGGCGAAGGTGTTTACAATTACGAAGGAGACTTCAACCCCGAATATCACTTCGGATTTGGATTGAGTTATACGACATTCGATATCTCGAACCTGAAAATAAACAAAACGTCTTTTGCCAATAATCCGAAAGAGGAAATTATTGTTTCGGTAGATGTAAAGAACACAGGAAATGTAGAAGGTAAAGAAGTAATTCAACTTTATTCGAGCGATTTATTTGCCAGCCTTGTTCCTGATGTGAAAAGATTGCGTCGATTCGAAAAAGTATCTCTTAAAGCAGGTGAGTCTAAAACCGTAACATTCAAACTGACATTGGATGATCTGGCTTTCTACAATCTGAAAAGTGAGAGAGTAATCGAAGCCGGAGATTTTGAGCTGCAAGTAGGTTCATCATCCAATGATATTAAAGAAAAGACGGTTATCACGGTTTTGTAG
- a CDS encoding glycoside hydrolase family 26 protein, producing the protein MMHKTIAFIFCFLWLSVIYASDFLLVDPLATAETKALFYNLKKIEQSDRVIFGQQDATLYGRSWVGDSNRSDVKDLCGQHPALIGFDFEAATENDPVKFENIKNRLVKATKEVYRQGGIITFSWHSKNPANDGSFYWEKNPVESVKDILPEGKLHSKYKQYLESIAKVMNDCKGDNDELIPIIFRPFHEFDGDWFWWGKGHCSKDEFIALWQFTVTYLRDDMEVHNLLYAFSPDCKFFTEEEFMEYYPGDKYVDIIGMDNYWDFRPDGANDPQLAAQKLKIVSNIATKKNKIAALTETGLERVSNPLWYTQVLLPVLQSTKIAYVMVWRNASDLPTHYYTPTVGHPAAQDFIRFSEDKNILFQSDLPDMYISRHNLLDSRGSGSALPVKQ; encoded by the coding sequence ATGATGCACAAAACAATCGCTTTTATTTTTTGCTTCTTGTGGCTCTCTGTTATATATGCTTCCGACTTTCTCTTAGTCGACCCACTGGCGACAGCCGAGACCAAAGCCTTGTTTTATAATCTGAAAAAGATAGAACAATCGGATCGGGTTATTTTCGGACAACAGGACGCTACCTTATACGGTCGATCGTGGGTAGGCGACAGTAACAGAAGCGACGTGAAAGACCTTTGCGGGCAACACCCTGCATTGATTGGGTTCGATTTTGAAGCTGCTACAGAAAATGATCCTGTAAAATTCGAAAACATAAAGAACCGATTGGTCAAAGCAACTAAAGAAGTTTACCGTCAAGGTGGAATTATAACCTTTTCGTGGCATAGCAAAAATCCTGCTAATGATGGTAGTTTCTATTGGGAGAAGAATCCTGTGGAATCGGTAAAAGATATTCTTCCCGAAGGAAAGCTGCACTCGAAATATAAACAATATCTGGAGTCTATAGCCAAAGTCATGAATGATTGCAAAGGAGATAATGACGAACTTATTCCTATTATTTTTCGCCCTTTCCATGAATTCGACGGCGATTGGTTCTGGTGGGGAAAGGGGCATTGTTCGAAAGATGAATTTATTGCACTTTGGCAATTTACCGTTACCTATCTCAGGGATGATATGGAGGTGCATAATCTGCTTTATGCTTTCTCTCCTGATTGTAAATTCTTTACTGAAGAAGAATTTATGGAGTATTATCCGGGAGATAAATATGTGGATATTATCGGAATGGACAATTATTGGGACTTTAGACCTGATGGTGCAAATGATCCTCAACTTGCGGCACAAAAATTAAAAATTGTTTCGAATATTGCCACTAAAAAGAATAAGATTGCAGCTTTAACCGAAACAGGATTAGAGAGGGTAAGCAATCCGCTTTGGTACACCCAGGTGTTGCTACCCGTTTTACAGAGTACAAAGATTGCGTATGTAATGGTCTGGCGAAATGCGAGCGATTTACCAACGCATTATTATACACCGACAGTGGGACATCCTGCGGCTCAGGACTTCATCCGTTTTTCGGAAGATAAGAATATTCTATTCCAATCGGATCTGCCTGATATGTATATAAGTCGTCACAATTTACTAGACAGTAGGGGCAGTGGCTCTGCCCTGCCCGTCAAGCAATAA
- a CDS encoding glycoside hydrolase family 26 protein yields MKKKLILATIALSSLFACKQKAVEEIHTKQLIDKNATAETIRLYNTLFERLDKGIMLGHQDDLAYGHSWYKEAGRSDVKDVTGDYPAVFGWELGHLEIGAEFNLDSIYFSDMKRYAQDIHRMGSINTFSWHGDNMVTGNTAWDCAQDTVVKTILAGGINHDQYIKWLDRVADFFLDLKDDNGVLIPVVFRMYHEHTGDWFWWGSKQCTPEEYKQLWIMTVEYLRDKRNVHNLLYAYSPSETKDEAEYLERYPGDDYVDIVAYDSYVPGKTTEDIEKYKAGMDRNLQIVTNYANKSGKLPTIGETGMEGIPDSTYFTETVYPVINKYKISWILFWRNAWEKPEHYYLPFEGHPASEDFKKFVSLENILMNKDIQ; encoded by the coding sequence ATGAAAAAGAAATTAATACTGGCAACAATAGCACTTTCGAGCCTTTTTGCATGTAAACAGAAAGCAGTAGAGGAAATTCACACCAAACAACTTATAGACAAAAATGCGACGGCTGAAACCATAAGACTTTATAACACCTTGTTTGAACGGCTTGACAAAGGTATTATGCTTGGGCATCAGGACGATTTAGCTTATGGACACAGTTGGTATAAAGAAGCAGGCAGATCGGACGTAAAAGATGTAACGGGAGATTATCCAGCCGTGTTCGGATGGGAGTTGGGACACCTCGAAATAGGTGCAGAGTTTAATCTGGATTCCATTTACTTCTCAGATATGAAGAGGTATGCACAAGATATCCATCGTATGGGCTCTATTAATACATTCAGCTGGCATGGCGATAATATGGTAACAGGAAATACTGCCTGGGATTGTGCACAGGATACGGTTGTAAAAACCATCCTCGCAGGAGGTATAAATCACGATCAATATATAAAATGGCTTGACCGTGTTGCAGACTTCTTTCTCGACCTGAAAGATGATAACGGTGTACTTATTCCCGTAGTTTTCCGCATGTATCACGAACATACAGGAGACTGGTTTTGGTGGGGAAGTAAACAATGCACACCCGAGGAATATAAGCAGCTATGGATTATGACTGTAGAATATCTGAGAGACAAACGCAATGTGCATAATTTGCTCTATGCTTATTCGCCTTCGGAGACTAAAGATGAAGCCGAGTATCTGGAACGTTATCCCGGAGATGACTATGTGGATATTGTTGCATATGACTCTTATGTACCCGGAAAAACAACTGAGGACATCGAAAAATATAAAGCCGGTATGGATCGCAATCTCCAAATTGTGACTAACTATGCAAACAAGTCGGGAAAACTTCCAACTATCGGAGAAACAGGAATGGAGGGTATCCCCGACTCTACTTACTTTACAGAAACCGTATATCCTGTTATCAATAAATATAAAATCAGTTGGATTTTGTTTTGGCGTAATGCATGGGAAAAGCCTGAGCATTATTATTTACCTTTTGAGGGGCATCCTGCATCTGAGGACTTTAAAAAATTTGTATCTTTAGAAAATATACTCATGAACAAAGATATTCAGTAG
- a CDS encoding glycoside hydrolase family 97 protein encodes MRNTNKSYILLLILAIICCRTSVSAQKQFLVQSPDNELKVNISVGNTIEYSVSHNGDLMIANSPISMSLTNGMSFGVNPRIAKLSTKTLNDTITASVYKRKEITDTYNELILKFKEGFSLVFRAYNDGIAYRFVSDLKKPFEVKSEEVNFNFPTDQKAYIPYVQNIKEPIEKQFYNSFENTYQHINISQWDKKRLAFLPLVVEGVNGKKVCITESDLTNYPGMYLYNGNGSTTLSGVFAPYPKDIKQGGHNMLQGEVQSAEPYIARYNGATNFPWRIIIISENDKELADNDMVYKLATPNKVADASWIKPGKVAWDWWNDWNLYDVDFRSGINNETYKYYIDFASQHGIEYVILDEGWAVNLQADLFQVVPEIDLKELVDYANKKNVGLILWAGYYAFNKDIEGICKHYSEMGIKGFKVDFMDRDDQPMVDFHYRAAEIAAKYHMMLDYHGTYKPTGLQRTFPNVINFEGVHGLEQMKWSPESVDQVTYDVTIPFIRMVAGPLDYTQGAMRNASKGNYRPVNSEPMSQGTRCRQLAEYIIFESPLNMLCDNPSNYMREKECTEFIANVPTVWDNTIALDGKIGEYITIAREKDNVWYVGSLTNWDARTLDVDLSFLGEGSFKAEVFKDGANADRSGHDYKKEVIDIPSDRKLSIPMASGGGYVMKIYK; translated from the coding sequence ATGCGAAATACCAATAAATCGTACATTCTATTATTGATTCTGGCTATTATCTGTTGCCGGACATCTGTTTCTGCTCAAAAGCAGTTCTTGGTGCAGTCTCCAGACAACGAGCTTAAAGTAAACATATCTGTTGGTAATACAATAGAATATTCTGTCTCCCACAATGGCGATCTAATGATAGCAAACTCGCCTATATCGATGTCGTTGACCAACGGAATGTCTTTTGGGGTAAACCCCAGGATAGCAAAGTTATCCACTAAAACGTTGAATGATACAATAACGGCTTCGGTATATAAACGAAAAGAAATTACAGATACTTATAACGAACTTATCCTCAAATTTAAAGAAGGGTTCAGTCTTGTATTCAGAGCATACAACGATGGTATAGCCTATCGCTTCGTTTCAGACTTAAAGAAACCTTTTGAGGTAAAAAGTGAAGAGGTAAATTTCAATTTCCCGACAGATCAGAAAGCGTATATTCCTTATGTACAAAACATAAAAGAACCTATTGAGAAGCAATTCTACAATTCGTTCGAAAATACGTACCAGCATATAAATATATCTCAGTGGGACAAAAAACGTCTGGCTTTTCTGCCCTTGGTAGTAGAAGGTGTAAACGGGAAGAAAGTATGTATTACGGAATCTGACCTGACAAATTATCCGGGGATGTATCTATACAATGGTAATGGTTCTACTACTTTAAGCGGAGTATTTGCACCTTATCCTAAAGATATAAAACAAGGCGGCCACAATATGCTACAGGGCGAAGTACAGTCGGCAGAACCTTATATTGCACGATATAACGGAGCAACTAATTTCCCTTGGCGCATTATAATAATTTCGGAGAATGACAAGGAACTGGCTGATAATGACATGGTATATAAACTGGCTACACCCAACAAAGTGGCAGATGCTTCATGGATCAAACCCGGAAAAGTGGCTTGGGATTGGTGGAATGACTGGAATCTGTACGATGTTGATTTCCGTTCGGGTATTAATAATGAAACTTATAAATATTATATTGATTTTGCTTCGCAACATGGTATCGAATATGTAATATTGGACGAAGGTTGGGCAGTAAATCTGCAAGCCGACTTATTTCAGGTAGTTCCCGAAATAGATCTAAAAGAGCTGGTTGACTATGCCAATAAAAAGAACGTAGGACTTATTCTATGGGCAGGATACTATGCTTTTAATAAAGACATCGAAGGTATCTGCAAACATTATTCGGAAATGGGTATCAAAGGCTTTAAGGTTGACTTTATGGACAGGGACGATCAGCCAATGGTAGACTTCCACTATCGGGCAGCCGAGATCGCCGCAAAATACCACATGATGCTCGATTATCATGGTACATATAAACCGACGGGATTGCAACGTACATTCCCCAATGTAATCAATTTTGAAGGTGTTCACGGATTGGAGCAAATGAAATGGTCGCCCGAAAGCGTAGATCAGGTTACATACGATGTTACTATACCTTTTATCAGAATGGTAGCCGGACCTCTTGATTATACCCAAGGGGCTATGCGTAATGCTTCTAAAGGCAACTATCGTCCTGTCAACAGTGAGCCGATGAGTCAGGGTACACGCTGCCGTCAGTTAGCGGAATATATTATATTCGAATCGCCTCTGAATATGCTATGTGATAACCCGTCCAATTATATGCGTGAGAAAGAGTGTACCGAGTTCATAGCTAATGTGCCAACGGTGTGGGACAATACTATAGCATTGGATGGCAAAATAGGTGAATATATTACTATTGCACGGGAGAAAGACAATGTATGGTATGTAGGTTCGCTTACCAACTGGGATGCAAGAACACTTGATGTTGATTTGTCATTTTTAGGTGAAGGCAGCTTTAAGGCTGAGGTCTTTAAAGATGGTGCGAATGCCGACCGATCGGGACATGATTATAAAAAAGAAGTAATTGACATACCATCTGACCGGAAACTAAGTATTCCAATGGCTTCAGGAGGTGGTTATGTGATGAAAATTTACAAGTAG
- a CDS encoding AraC family transcriptional regulator, with the protein MENVKNSILREVTPLSDEDCFMIFSRVKQEFTFPIHIHKEFELNFIENGAGAKRVVGDSVEDIDDLELTLIASPNLEHGWFDHNCTSKEIKEITIQFHGDLLNDHLLQKNQFRSVKEMFAKAAYGITFSRETIEKVRSQMYSLASEHEGAHSVLKLFAILYDLSQSKGMRELSSRSFNINAQNYDSRRIERAYSYMLANYNLDICLLDVANLVGMTGVSFSRFLKQRTGRNFIDSLNDIRLGHATRMLVDTTHSVAEIAIQCGFNNLSNFNRIFKKKKQCTPREFRENYKESKFFL; encoded by the coding sequence ATGGAAAATGTTAAGAATTCAATCTTAAGAGAAGTCACCCCTTTATCTGACGAGGATTGTTTTATGATTTTTTCGAGGGTAAAGCAAGAGTTTACATTCCCAATTCATATCCATAAAGAGTTTGAGCTTAATTTTATAGAGAATGGAGCAGGAGCCAAGCGTGTTGTCGGAGACAGTGTCGAAGATATAGATGATTTGGAACTGACGCTCATTGCAAGTCCAAATCTCGAACATGGATGGTTTGACCATAACTGTACATCGAAAGAGATAAAAGAAATAACCATTCAGTTTCATGGCGATTTATTGAACGACCATCTTCTTCAAAAGAATCAGTTCCGATCAGTAAAGGAAATGTTTGCCAAAGCAGCCTATGGCATTACCTTTTCGCGAGAAACAATAGAGAAGGTAAGAAGCCAAATGTACTCATTGGCTTCAGAACACGAAGGAGCCCATTCCGTTCTTAAGCTATTTGCTATTTTATATGATTTGTCGCAGTCTAAGGGGATGAGAGAATTATCAAGTCGTTCGTTCAATATCAATGCTCAAAATTACGACAGCAGACGCATTGAGAGAGCTTACAGTTATATGCTGGCAAACTACAATCTGGATATCTGCCTGCTGGATGTAGCTAATCTGGTGGGAATGACTGGAGTCTCATTCAGTAGATTCTTAAAACAGAGAACAGGGCGTAATTTTATCGATTCACTCAACGATATACGCCTGGGGCATGCAACTCGAATGTTGGTTGATACAACTCACAGTGTTGCCGAAATTGCCATCCAGTGTGGATTTAATAACTTATCTAATTTCAATCGTATTTTCAAAAAGAAGAAACAATGCACCCCTCGTGAATTCAGGGAGAATTATAAAGAATCGAAGTTCTTTTTATAA
- a CDS encoding tyrosine-type recombinase/integrase, which produces MEIKKYLVRFNLISSSKDKEEKQIYLITTIDGIKVYYYSGHRIKPDNFVIDKKESIYQVRKNTFNQAGVPASTINSRLRELENASLVVFEQNFKGRDMEFSKDEFKRLLQIQLNEYEEIQDSNTIGFGIFEYYEKYKNEAKVSDGRRRHYTADIKRLREYEKSKKKPITFDNLDIIDYNKYISEGRVANTVVSIMKRLKGFFSYCKMESIVKENPFDRINFAAKIGVEMYAEPVCMTRSELKKLYETKMPNELTNLVKDMFCLQAALGCRVSDFVRLKTDNIDNDLLTYFPSKTKEYANKVIVPLSERAKIIISKYKGKAKNGLLMPFLHPNEYNEQLKPVFRIAKLNRKVIQYNREKGIEEISELCELATSHLARRTFVDILCQAGEPIHVVASMSGHSENSKAFDRYRRRPEQLQKVAVNRSMD; this is translated from the coding sequence ATGGAAATAAAAAAATATCTTGTTCGATTCAATCTTATTTCTTCCAGTAAAGATAAAGAAGAAAAGCAAATATACCTAATAACAACGATAGACGGAATAAAGGTTTATTATTATTCAGGACATCGAATTAAGCCGGATAATTTCGTTATAGACAAAAAGGAATCCATATATCAAGTAAGGAAAAATACTTTCAATCAAGCTGGAGTTCCTGCATCAACGATCAACTCCAGACTAAGAGAATTAGAAAATGCTTCACTTGTTGTATTTGAGCAAAACTTCAAAGGAAGAGACATGGAATTCTCTAAAGATGAATTTAAAAGGCTTCTTCAAATTCAATTAAATGAATATGAGGAAATACAAGATTCAAACACTATCGGCTTTGGGATATTTGAATATTATGAGAAATATAAAAACGAAGCTAAAGTTTCTGACGGAAGAAGAAGACATTATACAGCAGATATTAAGAGACTTCGTGAATATGAAAAATCTAAAAAGAAGCCAATCACATTTGATAATTTAGATATTATAGATTACAATAAATACATCTCTGAAGGTAGAGTGGCCAATACTGTTGTTTCTATAATGAAGCGCCTAAAAGGGTTCTTCAGCTATTGCAAAATGGAGTCAATTGTAAAAGAGAACCCTTTCGATAGAATTAATTTTGCTGCTAAAATTGGTGTTGAAATGTATGCTGAGCCGGTATGTATGACCCGAAGTGAGCTAAAGAAGCTTTATGAAACAAAAATGCCGAATGAATTGACCAACCTAGTAAAAGATATGTTTTGCTTACAAGCAGCTTTAGGCTGCCGAGTCAGTGATTTCGTAAGATTAAAAACTGACAATATAGATAATGATCTGCTTACCTACTTTCCTTCTAAAACGAAAGAATATGCCAACAAAGTTATTGTACCCTTATCAGAAAGGGCAAAAATAATAATTAGTAAATACAAAGGGAAAGCTAAAAATGGATTACTTATGCCTTTTCTACACCCTAACGAATATAACGAACAATTAAAACCGGTCTTTAGAATTGCCAAATTGAATAGAAAAGTTATTCAATACAATAGAGAAAAGGGTATCGAAGAAATATCTGAGCTTTGCGAACTAGCTACATCGCATCTTGCCCGTAGGACTTTTGTTGACATCCTCTGTCAGGCTGGAGAACCAATTCATGTAGTAGCATCAATGTCCGGGCATTCTGAAAATTCGAAAGCTTTTGATCGATACAGGAGGCGCCCAGAGCAGCTACAGAAAGTTGCCGTTAATAGATCAATGGACTAA
- a CDS encoding S24 family peptidase, with translation MTTKDRLYSFIKHEGITAKAFESIVGLGNGFVSKVGFSIRKEKLELISIRYPHLNINWLITGVGEMLNSNRSYKNNDQNVVDTANEDNAQYGVKEIYGPSDKEYEIPNDGTYRLVPLINSDAVGGMHKVNDISYTDEEYIKAYIPFTDALHGDVCIQVTSDSMNPTCPAGCVVQIREVVNWKEYFGYGNIFVVQLKDGRRVIKEVTRYDSNPNDYVLCVSHNKNVPAEELPKSFIVSVWKVIKILNNRGW, from the coding sequence ATGACAACAAAAGATCGTTTGTATTCTTTTATTAAACACGAGGGGATTACAGCAAAAGCATTTGAGAGCATAGTAGGGCTGGGGAATGGTTTTGTGTCAAAAGTGGGGTTTTCTATAAGAAAAGAAAAATTAGAATTAATTTCTATCAGGTATCCTCATTTGAATATTAATTGGCTTATTACAGGGGTGGGAGAGATGCTAAATAGTAATCGTAGTTATAAGAATAATGATCAAAATGTAGTTGATACCGCAAATGAAGATAATGCACAATATGGAGTAAAAGAGATTTATGGACCATCGGATAAAGAGTACGAAATTCCGAATGACGGGACATATCGGCTTGTTCCCTTAATCAACTCAGATGCCGTGGGTGGTATGCATAAAGTTAATGACATAAGTTATACTGACGAAGAATACATAAAAGCTTATATTCCCTTTACTGATGCTTTGCATGGTGACGTATGTATACAGGTAACTAGCGACAGTATGAATCCTACATGTCCGGCAGGATGTGTAGTTCAAATAAGAGAAGTTGTAAATTGGAAAGAATACTTTGGTTATGGGAATATATTTGTTGTACAGTTGAAAGATGGACGTCGTGTAATCAAAGAAGTAACCAGATACGACAGTAATCCTAATGATTATGTTTTATGTGTCTCTCACAATAAGAATGTGCCTGCAGAGGAATTGCCGAAAAGCTTTATTGTGAGTGTTTGGAAGGTAATTAAGATCTTAAATAATAGAGGTTGGTAA